One Alcaligenes ammonioxydans DNA segment encodes these proteins:
- a CDS encoding UvrD-helicase domain-containing protein: protein MMDRLNPEQRAAVTLPSGHALVLAGAGSGKTSVLTSRMAWLIQTGQVSPHGLAAVTFTNKAAREMLTRLTSLLPIDTRGMWVGTFHGLCNRLLRMHYRDAGLVQTFQILDTADQLASIKRLVKANNIDDEKFPPKEIQKFINACKEDGQRPGDLDAHDPHRRRLIELYQLYQDQCEREGVVDFGELLLRAYELLSRNAPIREHYQRRFKHILVDEFQDTNVLQYRWLRLLAGEQASLFAVGDDDQSIYAFRGANVGNMADFERDYARGNVIRLEQNYRSCGHILESANALIENNSGRLGKNLWTDSGEGELVRISELASDALEAQWIVDEVRALIAEGKPRREIAILYRSNAQSRVIEHRLFSQGLPYKVYGGHRFFERQEIKHVLAYLRLMDNADDDTAFLRVVNFPTRGIGARSVEQLADLARERGTSLLRAIPYLQGRAATSLMRFATLIQDMASQAQILSLPELIEHVVHHSTLLAHYQADREGAERLENLQELVNAATVFVGEEGFAELPAGRVPEAVPGESEQAMQNPEQAAASVLAPMSPLGSFLTHASLEAGDNQAQAGQDAIQLMTIHAAKGLEFDAVFITGLEEGLFPHENSLFDPGGIEEERRLMYVAITRARQRLYITLAQSRMLHGQTRYAMRSRFLEELPEQHIKWLSARYTSSPMQSEASSGAFRRGQSWESKDKSYSAQPYGGRSHTSVLEVNGQTFRVGQGVHHNRFGEGTIINLTGQGEDAQALIQFREVGSKTLALAIAKLDTVS from the coding sequence ATGATGGATCGCTTAAACCCGGAACAGCGAGCCGCCGTCACCTTACCCTCTGGCCATGCCTTGGTGCTGGCCGGAGCTGGTAGCGGGAAAACCAGTGTCCTGACCTCCCGAATGGCCTGGTTAATCCAGACCGGGCAGGTCAGCCCACACGGCCTTGCTGCTGTTACCTTCACCAATAAAGCCGCGCGCGAAATGCTGACGCGGCTTACTTCTTTATTGCCCATCGACACCCGCGGTATGTGGGTGGGAACCTTCCACGGTCTGTGCAATCGCTTGCTGCGCATGCATTATCGCGATGCCGGGCTGGTACAGACATTCCAGATTCTGGATACGGCTGACCAACTGGCCTCTATCAAGCGCCTGGTCAAGGCCAATAATATTGATGACGAGAAATTCCCGCCCAAGGAAATCCAGAAATTCATCAATGCTTGCAAGGAAGACGGCCAGCGTCCTGGAGACCTGGACGCCCACGATCCCCACCGTCGCCGTCTGATCGAGCTCTATCAGCTGTATCAAGATCAATGCGAACGGGAGGGCGTCGTAGACTTTGGCGAGCTGCTGTTGCGTGCCTACGAGCTCCTGTCTCGTAATGCCCCTATTCGCGAGCATTATCAGCGCCGTTTCAAGCACATTCTGGTCGATGAGTTTCAGGACACCAACGTCCTGCAGTATCGTTGGCTGCGCTTGTTGGCGGGTGAGCAGGCCAGTTTGTTCGCCGTGGGTGATGATGACCAGTCCATCTATGCGTTCCGTGGTGCGAACGTGGGCAATATGGCCGACTTTGAGCGCGACTATGCTCGTGGCAATGTGATTCGTCTGGAGCAGAACTACCGCTCCTGTGGTCATATTCTGGAATCGGCCAATGCGCTGATCGAGAATAACAGTGGCCGTCTGGGCAAGAATCTGTGGACGGATAGTGGCGAAGGCGAGCTGGTGCGCATCAGCGAGCTGGCCTCCGATGCTCTGGAAGCGCAATGGATTGTGGATGAAGTTCGCGCCTTGATTGCCGAGGGCAAGCCGCGCCGCGAGATTGCCATTTTGTATCGCAGCAATGCCCAGTCGCGGGTCATTGAGCACAGGCTCTTTTCCCAGGGGCTGCCCTACAAGGTGTATGGCGGCCATCGCTTCTTCGAGCGCCAGGAGATCAAACATGTGCTGGCGTATCTGCGTTTGATGGATAACGCGGATGACGATACGGCGTTTTTGCGTGTCGTGAATTTTCCCACGCGCGGAATTGGCGCCCGCTCTGTTGAGCAACTGGCCGATTTGGCGCGTGAACGTGGTACGAGTTTGCTGCGGGCCATTCCTTATCTGCAAGGGCGTGCAGCAACAAGTTTGATGCGTTTTGCCACGCTGATTCAGGATATGGCCAGCCAGGCACAGATTTTGTCCTTGCCCGAGCTGATTGAGCATGTGGTTCACCACAGTACCTTGCTGGCTCACTATCAGGCTGACCGTGAAGGCGCTGAACGGCTTGAGAACTTGCAGGAACTGGTGAACGCAGCCACCGTGTTTGTGGGTGAGGAAGGATTTGCCGAACTGCCTGCAGGCCGTGTTCCTGAAGCTGTGCCCGGTGAGTCCGAACAGGCAATGCAAAATCCGGAGCAAGCGGCAGCCTCTGTACTGGCACCCATGTCGCCCTTGGGCTCCTTCCTGACCCATGCTTCGCTGGAAGCGGGCGACAATCAGGCACAGGCGGGTCAGGATGCGATTCAGTTGATGACCATCCATGCAGCAAAAGGACTGGAGTTTGATGCAGTCTTTATCACTGGTCTGGAAGAGGGGCTTTTTCCTCATGAAAACAGCCTGTTTGACCCAGGTGGGATCGAGGAGGAGCGTCGCCTGATGTACGTGGCGATTACGCGGGCGCGTCAGCGTTTGTACATTACCTTGGCGCAAAGCCGCATGTTGCATGGACAAACGCGTTACGCCATGCGCTCTCGCTTTCTGGAGGAGCTGCCGGAACAACACATCAAGTGGTTGTCGGCGCGTTACACCAGTTCGCCCATGCAGTCTGAAGCCAGTTCGGGTGCGTTCCGTCGTGGCCAAAGTTGGGAGTCCAAGGACAAGAGCTACTCGGCTCAGCCCTATGGCGGTCGTAGTCACACCAGTGTTCTGGAGGTGAACGGTCAGACCTTCCGGGTCGGGCAGGGCGTGCACCACAATCGTTTTGGTGAAGGCACCATCATCAACCTGACCGGTCAGGGGGAGGATGCACAGGCTTTGATCCAGTTTCGCGAAGTGGGAAGCAAGACCCTGGCCTTGGCGATCGCCAAGCTGGATACGGTTAGCTAA
- the sorT gene encoding SorT family sulfite dehydrogenase catalytic subunit: MEPSNLSRRRMLLSTGGVMALAGTASLTPLSAALAQEKAKTQAKALPAYASWKHADSLIVHSANTIETKRSAFGSGLITPLDRLFVRNNVAPPSEQIVADPDAWVLSIKGVKNPQDMTVAQLKRLGLVAVPMVLQCSGNGRAYFPEKPSGTKWTVGAAGCVVFSGVPVKAVLEATGGMDAGAKYMTGTGGEDIPEGLDPNTIMVERSLPLEAIDDAILAWEINGQPIPLAHGGPLRLIVPGYTGVNNVKYIKQLAFSKDQSAASIQQNSYRMTPMGEKTNVNQESVWEMPVKSWITSPNGEPGEDLKAGLVQIQGLAFGGMSAAKEVEVTVDGGKNWVKAQFVGPDLGKYAWRQFVVGMDLKPGQYEIASRATSEAGTVQPEERVANSHGYLNNSWRDHMLAVTVV; the protein is encoded by the coding sequence ATGGAACCTAGCAATCTTTCACGTCGGCGCATGCTTTTGTCGACAGGCGGGGTGATGGCCCTGGCTGGTACCGCAAGTCTGACCCCTTTGTCAGCCGCTCTGGCTCAGGAAAAGGCTAAAACGCAAGCGAAAGCTCTGCCGGCCTATGCGTCCTGGAAACATGCCGACAGTTTGATCGTGCATAGCGCCAATACGATTGAAACCAAACGCAGCGCCTTTGGCTCCGGTTTGATTACACCGCTGGATCGCTTGTTCGTACGCAATAATGTAGCCCCTCCGTCCGAGCAGATCGTGGCTGATCCGGATGCCTGGGTATTGTCCATCAAGGGGGTGAAGAACCCACAGGACATGACCGTGGCCCAGCTCAAGCGTCTGGGTCTGGTTGCCGTGCCGATGGTGCTGCAGTGCTCGGGTAACGGCCGTGCCTACTTTCCTGAAAAACCCAGCGGCACCAAGTGGACCGTGGGTGCAGCAGGCTGTGTCGTGTTCTCGGGCGTACCTGTCAAGGCTGTGCTGGAAGCTACCGGCGGAATGGACGCCGGCGCTAAGTACATGACGGGTACCGGTGGGGAGGATATTCCAGAAGGCCTGGACCCCAATACCATCATGGTGGAGCGTTCACTGCCGCTGGAAGCGATTGATGACGCTATTTTGGCCTGGGAGATCAATGGTCAGCCCATTCCCCTGGCTCACGGTGGCCCATTGCGTTTGATCGTGCCGGGTTACACGGGCGTCAATAATGTCAAATACATCAAGCAACTGGCCTTTAGCAAGGACCAGTCGGCTGCCAGCATTCAGCAAAACAGCTACCGCATGACGCCTATGGGCGAAAAGACCAATGTGAATCAGGAATCGGTGTGGGAAATGCCGGTCAAGTCCTGGATCACCAGCCCGAACGGCGAGCCTGGCGAAGACCTCAAGGCAGGACTCGTACAGATTCAAGGCCTGGCCTTTGGCGGCATGTCCGCTGCCAAGGAGGTGGAAGTGACGGTGGACGGCGGCAAGAACTGGGTCAAGGCCCAGTTCGTTGGCCCGGACCTGGGCAAGTATGCCTGGCGCCAGTTTGTGGTGGGCATGGACCTGAAGCCTGGTCAATATGAAATCGCCAGCCGCGCGACCAGTGAAGCCGGCACGGTTCAACCTGAGGAGCGCGTGGCTAACAGCCATGGCTATTTGAATAATAGTTGGCGTGACCACATGTTGGCGGTCACCGTTGTTTAA
- the sorU gene encoding SorU family sulfite dehydrogenase c-type cytochrome subunit, with protein sequence MKKYLVVAAACLFAVAGQAHADEQGKVLFSSGAKPIACAVCHTLADAGSAGAIGPDLDELQPSKEQILKVMKEGMGAMPSFAQTLSDEERDAIATYVSSVAGQ encoded by the coding sequence ATGAAGAAATACCTCGTTGTTGCTGCTGCCTGTTTGTTTGCTGTTGCAGGTCAGGCCCATGCAGATGAGCAAGGCAAAGTTCTGTTTAGCAGCGGTGCCAAACCTATTGCCTGTGCGGTTTGTCATACCTTGGCCGATGCCGGTTCTGCCGGTGCCATCGGCCCTGATCTGGATGAGTTGCAGCCCTCGAAAGAGCAAATCCTGAAAGTCATGAAAGAGGGTATGGGTGCCATGCCCTCGTTCGCGCAGACCTTGAGCGATGAAGAGCGCGACGCCATCGCGACCTACGTCAGTTCCGTAGCAGGACAGTAA
- a CDS encoding alkaline phosphatase D family protein, producing the protein MNLSHSSSNLPPVLAGPILRRLDAQRLNLWLVGSSALSLELLLEPQGAHAHRIALDAGQCRIVPIGKHAFIHFIDVQLADPLPLDTLVFYDLILHSACETEQTIADWAPHLLHQGQTRPSLVLSSRADNLMFGSCRKPHHASRDGLAQADRVLSEHISHADMRPALLMLAGDQIYADDVAGPMLAAIHALIERLGLFGEYLEGAVVSDSESLYRHPASYYRRADLLPAFKSNEDLRERFFGGVEKPIFTTANAHNHLVTLAEVLAMYLLVWSPTAWQIIGEPTPPELSAEHQQRWQRESLALEGFRQDLPQAARLLAHVQTLMIFDDHDITDDWNLSAKWESTAYGHPFSRQIVGNALVAYMLCQAWGNRPDVFEPVLNTVNAWTRSPDEHHRLDHATQDALIKELLDFRQWDYVLRTQPTLIVLDTRTRRWHNRRLPSRPSGLMDWESLTELQHELLDERAAVIVSPTPMFGVKLIEVIQRICTYAGFALTVDAENWMAHRGAANTMLNIFRHSRTPGNYVILSGDVHYSFVYDVQVRHSKHIPHIWQVTSSGIKNEFPEGLLNWLDRLNRWLYSPRSPLNWFTQRRDLSITPRLPDQRQHGERVWNGSGLGQIWLDDQGRPARVLHHNANKKPPTEFLPPEQETER; encoded by the coding sequence TTGAATCTCTCCCATTCCTCCTCGAACTTGCCGCCCGTGCTGGCCGGCCCTATTTTGCGTCGTCTCGATGCGCAACGTCTGAATTTGTGGCTGGTTGGCAGCTCAGCCCTGTCGCTGGAACTGCTTCTGGAACCGCAAGGCGCCCATGCCCATCGCATTGCACTGGATGCCGGGCAATGCCGTATCGTGCCCATTGGCAAGCACGCCTTTATCCACTTCATTGATGTGCAGCTTGCCGACCCGCTGCCCCTGGATACGCTTGTTTTCTACGACCTGATTCTGCACTCAGCGTGTGAAACGGAGCAAACCATCGCAGATTGGGCCCCTCACCTGCTGCATCAAGGCCAAACCCGACCCAGCCTGGTGCTGTCCAGCCGCGCTGACAATCTGATGTTTGGCTCTTGCCGCAAGCCGCATCACGCGTCCCGCGACGGCTTAGCACAAGCCGACCGGGTCTTGAGCGAACATATCAGCCACGCCGATATGCGGCCCGCTTTACTGATGCTGGCTGGCGATCAGATCTATGCCGACGATGTGGCAGGCCCAATGCTGGCAGCCATCCATGCACTGATTGAACGCTTGGGATTGTTCGGGGAATATCTGGAAGGCGCGGTCGTGTCCGACAGCGAATCTCTTTACCGCCACCCTGCCAGCTATTATCGGCGGGCTGATCTGCTGCCTGCCTTCAAGTCCAATGAAGATTTGCGCGAGCGCTTCTTCGGCGGTGTGGAAAAACCCATTTTCACTACCGCCAATGCACACAATCACCTGGTGACATTGGCCGAAGTCCTGGCCATGTACTTGCTGGTCTGGTCCCCCACTGCCTGGCAAATCATTGGCGAGCCCACTCCGCCAGAGCTCTCCGCTGAGCACCAGCAGCGCTGGCAACGTGAATCGCTTGCCTTAGAAGGTTTTCGTCAGGACCTGCCCCAAGCGGCACGCTTGCTGGCGCATGTACAGACACTGATGATTTTTGATGACCACGACATTACCGATGACTGGAACCTGTCGGCCAAATGGGAAAGCACGGCCTACGGCCACCCTTTTTCTCGTCAGATCGTGGGCAATGCGCTGGTGGCGTATATGTTGTGTCAGGCCTGGGGCAACCGTCCTGATGTCTTTGAGCCCGTTCTGAACACCGTCAACGCCTGGACACGTTCACCAGACGAGCATCATCGCCTGGACCATGCGACCCAGGACGCCCTGATCAAAGAGCTGCTGGATTTCCGTCAATGGGACTATGTGCTGCGCACTCAGCCTACGCTGATCGTACTGGACACCCGTACACGCCGCTGGCACAACCGCCGCTTGCCCAGCCGTCCTTCCGGCCTGATGGATTGGGAATCCCTGACCGAGCTACAGCACGAGTTGCTGGATGAACGCGCTGCGGTCATTGTCTCGCCCACCCCTATGTTTGGCGTCAAACTGATTGAGGTCATACAAAGAATCTGCACGTACGCCGGTTTTGCGCTGACAGTAGATGCGGAAAACTGGATGGCCCACCGCGGAGCCGCCAACACCATGCTCAATATTTTCCGGCATTCACGCACGCCGGGCAATTACGTCATTTTGTCCGGTGATGTGCATTATTCATTTGTCTACGACGTGCAGGTGCGCCATAGCAAACATATCCCGCATATCTGGCAGGTCACCAGCAGCGGCATTAAAAATGAATTTCCGGAAGGTTTGCTCAACTGGCTGGATCGGCTCAACCGTTGGCTTTACTCGCCCCGCTCGCCGCTGAATTGGTTTACGCAACGGCGTGACTTGAGCATCACACCCCGCCTGCCCGATCAACGCCAGCATGGTGAGCGCGTCTGGAATGGGTCAGGGCTGGGCCAAATCTGGCTGGACGATCAAGGTCGTCCAGCGCGCGTACTCCATCACAATGCCAACAAAAAACCGCCTACCGAATTTCTGCCTCCTGAACAGGAGACTGAACGGTAA
- a CDS encoding ABC-F family ATP-binding cassette domain-containing protein, which translates to MIRATGITLRRGVKVLLDNTDFIVNPGERLGIVGKNGAGKSSLFALLQGELDLDGGDLSIPEVWEVASVRQTIPDRDRPAREFVIDGDERLRALQEQRANTPDSDGQTIAELENALIEADAWSAPSRAEQLLAGLGFRPDQWMLPVREFSGGWQMRLSLARALMAPSDLLLLDEPTNHLDLDAMLWLERWLGSYPGTVLLISHDTEFLDAVARSILHVDQGKLVRYKGGYNDFLMQRAERVQQSQIAYERQTREAARLQSFIDRFKAQATKAKQAQSRVKALARMQTLTPLRDDSSVSIRLPSPEYTPDPLLTLDRADLGYPGQDKPILSQVRLMVRGGARVGILGMNGAGKSTLVKTLAGKLAPVTGERLESKGLVIGYFAQHQLDSIDPDSTPLQHLARLAPDVREQELRNYLGSFGFSGDMVTSLTAPFSGGEKARLALSLIVWQKPNLLLLDEPTNHLDVDTREALATALADYGGSVLLVSHDRHLLRSTVDSFWIVADGQVQEFDGDLEDYRDWLLARSAQSRSEARQEARANDNGNEGTDRKTQRRQEAELRQRQAQQRKPLESRLKKVEAGMEKTQQRLHELDTLMQDPDFYSDSYKDQRPALMSEHGELSKTHQALEEEWLEIQEALEEIGRQA; encoded by the coding sequence GTGATACGCGCTACTGGAATTACGCTGCGTCGCGGCGTCAAAGTCCTGCTGGACAATACCGATTTCATCGTTAACCCAGGCGAGCGTCTGGGTATCGTGGGCAAGAACGGCGCAGGCAAGTCCTCGCTGTTCGCTTTGCTGCAAGGCGAGCTGGACCTGGACGGGGGCGACCTGAGCATTCCTGAGGTCTGGGAAGTGGCCAGTGTGCGCCAGACCATCCCGGACCGTGACCGCCCCGCCCGCGAATTCGTTATCGATGGTGACGAACGTCTGCGAGCCTTGCAGGAACAGCGTGCCAATACCCCTGACAGCGACGGCCAGACCATTGCTGAGCTGGAAAATGCGCTGATCGAGGCCGATGCCTGGTCGGCTCCCTCGCGTGCCGAGCAACTGCTGGCAGGGCTGGGTTTCCGTCCCGATCAGTGGATGCTGCCGGTACGCGAGTTCTCCGGCGGCTGGCAAATGCGCTTGTCACTGGCACGCGCATTGATGGCCCCCTCGGACCTGCTCTTGCTCGACGAGCCCACCAACCACCTGGATCTGGACGCCATGCTCTGGCTGGAGCGCTGGTTGGGTTCTTATCCCGGCACTGTCTTGCTGATTTCGCATGACACCGAATTTCTGGATGCAGTGGCTCGTTCGATTCTGCACGTAGACCAAGGCAAACTGGTTCGCTACAAGGGTGGCTATAACGACTTTCTGATGCAACGCGCCGAACGCGTACAGCAAAGTCAGATTGCGTACGAACGCCAGACTCGTGAAGCCGCCCGTCTGCAAAGCTTTATTGACCGCTTCAAGGCTCAGGCCACCAAGGCCAAGCAGGCGCAAAGCCGGGTCAAGGCCCTGGCACGCATGCAAACCTTGACACCCTTGCGTGACGACTCCAGCGTATCGATTCGCCTGCCCTCACCGGAGTACACCCCTGACCCACTGCTGACGCTGGATCGGGCCGACCTGGGCTACCCTGGACAAGACAAGCCTATTTTGAGCCAGGTACGTCTGATGGTGCGGGGCGGCGCCCGGGTGGGTATTTTGGGGATGAACGGTGCGGGCAAGTCCACGCTGGTCAAAACCCTGGCCGGCAAGCTGGCTCCCGTCACAGGCGAACGCCTGGAATCCAAGGGGCTCGTGATTGGTTACTTTGCCCAGCACCAGCTCGATTCCATTGATCCCGACTCGACTCCCTTGCAGCATCTGGCGCGGCTGGCACCAGATGTGCGCGAGCAGGAGCTGCGCAACTACCTCGGCTCCTTCGGCTTTAGCGGTGATATGGTCACCAGCCTGACCGCCCCCTTTTCGGGTGGTGAAAAGGCGCGTCTGGCCCTGTCCCTGATTGTTTGGCAAAAACCTAACCTGCTTCTGCTGGACGAGCCCACCAACCACTTGGATGTGGATACCCGTGAAGCCCTGGCGACGGCCTTGGCTGATTACGGTGGCAGCGTGCTGCTGGTATCGCACGATCGCCATTTGTTGCGTTCTACCGTTGATTCTTTCTGGATCGTGGCCGATGGCCAGGTTCAGGAGTTTGATGGCGACCTGGAAGACTACCGCGACTGGCTACTGGCCCGCAGTGCGCAATCACGTTCGGAAGCGCGTCAAGAAGCACGAGCGAACGATAACGGCAATGAGGGCACCGACCGCAAGACCCAACGCAGGCAGGAAGCGGAATTACGCCAACGCCAGGCACAGCAACGCAAACCCTTGGAAAGCCGCTTGAAAAAAGTGGAAGCCGGAATGGAAAAAACCCAGCAACGTCTGCACGAGCTGGATACCTTGATGCAGGACCCGGACTTCTATTCAGACAGCTACAAGGATCAACGCCCCGCCCTGATGAGCGAGCATGGCGAGCTGAGCAAAACGCACCAAGCCCTGGAAGAAGAATGGCTGGAGATTCAGGAAGCCCTGGAGGAAATCGGGCGGCAGGCTTGA
- the prmB gene encoding 50S ribosomal protein L3 N(5)-glutamine methyltransferase gives MLSPCIDHSSLLHAQQELRTVRDLLRWSVSQFNRCELAFGHGSDNAWDEAAYLLLHTLHLPLDTLDPYLDAIVLESERAAYLALIARRCNERVPAAYLTGEAWLQGHRFRVTPDTIVPRSPIAELLAEQLQPWIADPDAIYSALDLCTGSGCLAILTALAFPQAQVDAVDLSDAALEVAQSNIDAFGLNDRMSLFKSDLLDQVPQTAYDLIICNPPYVNEQSMQNLPQEYRHEPQLALAGGDDGMDLVRRILEAAPNYLSPEGVLVLEIGNEYDNFVAAFPELEPIWLSTETAEDQILLLSREQLAP, from the coding sequence TTGTTAAGCCCTTGCATCGATCATTCCTCCCTGCTCCACGCCCAGCAGGAGCTGCGCACCGTGCGCGACTTGTTGCGCTGGTCCGTGAGCCAATTCAACCGCTGTGAACTGGCCTTCGGCCACGGCAGTGACAATGCCTGGGACGAGGCTGCCTATCTGCTGCTGCATACCTTGCACCTGCCGCTGGACACGCTGGACCCCTATCTGGATGCCATTGTTCTGGAGTCCGAGCGCGCTGCCTATCTGGCCCTGATCGCCCGTCGCTGCAATGAGCGTGTTCCCGCAGCCTACTTGACGGGTGAGGCCTGGCTGCAAGGTCATCGCTTCCGTGTCACGCCCGACACCATCGTACCGCGCTCTCCGATAGCCGAGTTGCTGGCCGAGCAGCTCCAGCCCTGGATTGCCGACCCCGATGCCATCTACAGCGCCTTGGATTTATGTACCGGTTCGGGTTGCTTGGCTATCTTGACGGCACTGGCATTCCCCCAGGCGCAGGTCGATGCCGTCGATCTGTCCGACGCCGCGCTGGAAGTGGCCCAGTCAAATATTGATGCCTTCGGTCTGAACGATCGCATGAGCCTGTTCAAGAGCGATCTGCTCGACCAGGTGCCGCAAACCGCCTATGACCTGATCATTTGCAATCCGCCGTATGTGAATGAGCAGTCCATGCAGAACCTGCCGCAGGAATACCGTCACGAGCCTCAACTGGCCCTGGCGGGAGGCGATGACGGCATGGATCTGGTGCGGCGCATTCTGGAAGCCGCGCCCAATTACCTCTCCCCCGAAGGCGTGCTGGTATTGGAAATTGGCAATGAGTATGACAACTTTGTTGCCGCCTTCCCGGAGCTGGAACCGATCTGGCTAAGCACGGAAACCGCTGAAGACCAGATTCTCCTGTTAAGCCGGGAGCAGTTGGCCCCGTGA
- the dapE gene encoding succinyl-diaminopimelate desuccinylase, translating into MSTDNSVLDTLKALIARPSVTPEDAHCQQWLGARLEQAGFKLEHLPSGPVSNLWARRGTQAPLFVFAGHTDVVPTGPEAAWDSPPFEPTVRDGQLYGRGAADMKASIAAFLHAVEEFTTAHPAHKGSIALLLTSDEEGPAIDGTVHVCRVLQERDEQLDYCIVGEPTCSRQLGDTIKNGRRGSLSGHLIVKGRQGHVAYPQLAINPLHVFAPALHELTDRMWDAGNIDFPPTSFQISNIHAGTGASNVIPGQLDVHFNFRFSTEQTPAGLQAEVESILRRHGVDFQLTWTLGGEPFLTEAGPLSQALAKAIEAETGLETDLSTTGGTSDGRFIAKICPQVVEFGPLNASIHQINEHVAIADLEPLKNIYRRTLESLLC; encoded by the coding sequence ATGAGCACTGACAATTCTGTACTTGATACCCTTAAAGCCTTGATTGCCCGTCCCTCAGTCACCCCCGAGGACGCACACTGTCAACAATGGCTGGGTGCCCGCCTGGAGCAAGCTGGCTTTAAGCTGGAACATTTGCCCAGCGGCCCGGTCTCGAACCTGTGGGCCCGCCGTGGCACCCAGGCCCCCCTGTTTGTTTTTGCAGGCCACACAGATGTGGTGCCTACCGGGCCGGAAGCGGCCTGGGATTCGCCCCCCTTCGAGCCTACCGTGCGCGATGGTCAGCTGTATGGCCGCGGTGCCGCAGACATGAAGGCCTCAATTGCGGCCTTCCTTCATGCCGTCGAGGAGTTCACCACCGCCCATCCTGCACACAAAGGCTCGATCGCATTGCTGCTGACCTCGGATGAAGAAGGTCCGGCTATCGATGGCACCGTACATGTTTGCCGTGTTCTCCAAGAGCGCGACGAACAGCTGGACTACTGCATTGTGGGCGAACCCACCTGCTCGCGCCAACTGGGCGACACCATCAAAAATGGCCGTCGCGGCTCGCTGTCAGGCCACCTGATCGTCAAGGGCCGCCAAGGCCATGTGGCCTACCCGCAATTGGCCATCAACCCGCTGCATGTGTTCGCTCCTGCACTGCATGAACTGACCGATCGCATGTGGGACGCTGGCAATATCGATTTCCCCCCCACCAGCTTCCAGATCTCCAACATCCACGCCGGAACTGGCGCCAGCAATGTGATTCCCGGCCAGTTGGATGTCCACTTCAATTTTCGCTTTTCTACTGAGCAGACTCCTGCCGGTCTACAGGCGGAAGTGGAGTCCATCTTGCGCCGTCACGGCGTGGATTTCCAGCTCACCTGGACCTTGGGCGGCGAGCCTTTCCTGACAGAGGCCGGCCCTCTGAGCCAGGCCCTGGCCAAGGCCATTGAAGCTGAAACCGGTCTGGAAACGGATCTGTCCACCACCGGTGGCACCTCAGATGGTCGCTTTATCGCTAAAATCTGCCCTCAAGTGGTCGAATTTGGCCCGCTCAACGCCAGCATTCATCAAATCAACGAGCATGTTGCCATTGCTGATCTTGAGCCTCTTAAAAACATTTATCGCCGTACATTGGAATCCCTGCTTTGTTAA
- the dapD gene encoding 2,3,4,5-tetrahydropyridine-2,6-dicarboxylate N-succinyltransferase: MSDLQSLIESAWEQRASLSPQEHSIELRTAIHTVIEKLDYGSLRVAEKIDGQWQVNDWVKKAILLSFRIKENRVMAGEPAPFYDKVPLKFEQHDQAAFAQAGFRAVPGAVVRQGAYIAPDVVLMPSFVNIGAYVGEGTMVDTWATVGSCAQIGKHVHLSGGVGIGGVLEPLQANPTIIEDNCFIGARSEVVEGVIVEENSVLAMGVFLSQSTKIYERETGKIYQGRVPAGSVVVPGSLPSPDGLYSLACAIIVKRVDARTRAKTSINDLLRA, from the coding sequence ATGAGCGACCTCCAAAGTCTGATCGAATCGGCGTGGGAACAGCGAGCTTCCCTCTCCCCCCAAGAACACAGCATTGAACTGCGCACGGCCATCCATACCGTGATTGAAAAGCTGGATTACGGTTCCCTGCGCGTGGCGGAAAAGATTGACGGACAATGGCAGGTCAATGACTGGGTCAAGAAAGCAATTCTCCTGTCTTTCAGAATCAAGGAAAACCGCGTCATGGCTGGCGAGCCCGCTCCCTTCTATGACAAGGTGCCTTTGAAGTTTGAGCAACATGACCAGGCCGCCTTTGCCCAAGCCGGTTTTCGCGCCGTCCCCGGCGCCGTCGTACGCCAAGGTGCCTATATCGCCCCCGACGTAGTGCTGATGCCCTCTTTCGTGAATATCGGCGCCTATGTCGGGGAAGGGACCATGGTCGATACCTGGGCCACCGTCGGCTCCTGCGCCCAGATTGGCAAGCATGTCCATCTGTCAGGGGGCGTAGGGATTGGCGGAGTCCTGGAACCTTTGCAGGCCAATCCCACCATTATCGAGGACAACTGCTTTATCGGCGCCCGCTCTGAAGTGGTGGAAGGCGTAATCGTAGAAGAAAATTCGGTGCTGGCCATGGGCGTATTCCTGTCGCAAAGCACCAAGATCTACGAGCGCGAAACGGGCAAAATTTATCAAGGCCGCGTGCCTGCCGGCTCGGTCGTCGTGCCGGGTTCGCTGCCCTCGCCCGATGGCCTGTACAGCCTGGCCTGCGCCATCATCGTCAAGCGTGTGGATGCCCGTACCCGCGCCAAAACCAGTATTAACGATTTACTTCGCGCCTGA